The Strix aluco isolate bStrAlu1 chromosome 19, bStrAlu1.hap1, whole genome shotgun sequence genome contains a region encoding:
- the LOC141932075 gene encoding transmembrane protein 209-like, producing MAAEQSPATSVIDRAVKMRKEIEARKVVLAWGLLNVSLAGMIYTEMSGKLISSYYNITYWPLWYIERALASLFSLNALFDFWVDFKYTVAPTSLVVSPRQQTLLGLQNAAVQTTPARELAAKKAPSWAPSPPIQGQSVLSSSPSRCPSASPKFTTGCTPGYSPQRRALSSTSAAYGSAGTYSPGSSSVGFPAAAPLLAGHCPPLALGQWKAAA from the exons ATGGCAGCAGAACAGAGTCCAGCAACTTCCGTCATCGACAGGGCCGTCAAGATGAGGAAGGAGATTGAAGCCCGGAAAGTGGTCTTGGCCTGGGGGCTCCTTAATGTGTCTCTCGCAGGCATGATCTATACTGAAAT gtctgGAAAACTCATAAGCTCCTATTACAACATCACATACTGGCCACTCTGGTATATTG aaCGTGCACTTGCATCTCTGTTCAGCCTGAATGCCTTATTTGATTTCTGGGTGGACTTCAAATACACGGTGGCACCGACCAGCTTGGTCGTGAGTCCTCGCCAGCAGACCCTGCTGGGGTTGCAGAATGCAG cGGTACAAACAACTCCAGCGCGTGAGCTGGCGGCAAAGAAAGCCCCGTCTTGGGCACCTTCTCCTCCGATCCAGGGCCAGAGTGTGCTGAGTTCCAGCCCGTCCCGCTGCCCTAGCGCCAGTCCAAAGTTTACTACCGGTTGTACCCCAGGGTACAGCCCTCAACGACGGGCTCTGTCAAGCACCAGCGCTGCTTACGGCAGTGCTGGAACCTattccccaggcagcagctcagtcGG gtttccagctgcagctcctctcctaGCGGGTCACTGTCCCCCACTAGCGTTGGGccagtggaaagcagcagcttaa